The following proteins are co-located in the Patescibacteria group bacterium genome:
- a CDS encoding sigma-70 family RNA polymerase sigma factor, which translates to KERLFLDEEEYKIIDKKIDMNDSVDRKLLRKEIEEYLSAIKLKYREPIILFYFEEKSYEEISDILRIPKSTVGVLISRGKKILKQNLEKKMYGKK; encoded by the coding sequence CAAAAGAAAGATTGTTTTTAGATGAAGAAGAGTATAAAATAATTGATAAAAAAATAGATATGAATGATAGCGTTGATAGAAAATTATTAAGAAAAGAAATAGAGGAATATTTAAGCGCGATAAAATTAAAATATAGAGAACCTATTATTTTGTTTTATTTTGAAGAAAAATCTTATGAAGAAATAAGCGATATTCTGCGAATTCCAAAAAGCACAGTGGGCGTTTTAATTTCAAGAGGTAAAAAAATTCTTAAACAAAATTTAGAAAAAAAAATGTATGGAAAAAAATAA